In Brassica napus cultivar Da-Ae chromosome A3, Da-Ae, whole genome shotgun sequence, the sequence ACGTAAAGAAACAAGCGGccgttttaaaaatagttatcaaGAGTGAGTTTGTTCTTTGTGCCAGCAAAATAACGTTTTTATAAATTGAGATCGCTGActtgtcttttttcttttgtgcacTATCGCTGACTTGTCTTTCTTTGAGAAAATGTAAGATAACTACACGTTTTTGGTCAATCAAGTGAAACCATGATATGGGCCAATGGTAAAACAAAAAGTGCAGACATATAGAACAACACTAAGTcaattaattttacaaaaaaaaacactaagtCAATTAAGTATTACTTATACAATGTATTCAAATAATACTAGATAATGAAACTGCTGACGTAGTTATTAGTATGTCAAGAtgggaaatggaaagcatggtCTTTGTTCTCTGTTGATTTATTCTATATAATTTGAGTACGATGGATAATACACATTGAGGTCGTCTAATACAAGTTGATAGGTAATCCAAGTAGGTTTTGCCACGGtggaatataaaattttaaatatgaatgGGTGGCGTAGAGACGATTTATTTGACATGGAGCCAAGACGAAAATGAAGTGTATACAGctaaattacattaaaaatatatggtCAGAAAATAGACACCTTCATACAGGCTACCACATGGGATTGGATCGAAATATAGAAAATTTGGACGTCATATTATTGGCATTCTACAGAAAACTAGGGGGTTAAATTAGCAGATTCGAACAAAATAACAACCCCCTAAATTCTCTACATAGCTCTTCTTTCTTGATGTGCAAGctaatataaatatgcagtGTCTTCAATGCATACCGTTGGAAGATTTGTCTTCATCACTTGGCAGTATGATTGGGCATAGAAAGTAAAATACATTCTGCACTAAGACCATTTTCAGTggtttttctcattttttcccTCAAAATGAAGTAAACTCAAAATGAGTTTgtgatttgctccaatggttcccCTTATTTTCTCCCTCAAATcttattatattcatttttcaaatttttatatattgcaaagaacacttttattttataagattttagaTTATTCtcacttatttttaaattatacaatttaacCAAACTTCAACTTGTGAAAAgcaaatatttattacattaataaaaGTACATAACAACATACAAAGTAATAATAGAATTTTACTTAAACAgtactattactatatttttcccacaaatgatcaatcaatgCATTTCGAAGAGAGAAATGAGCTTCTTTATCCTTGATTTGTCTAAACCGACTCAAAAACTTTTGGAATCGGGTAGTTTCGTCTTCAGCTATTTCAACTTCCGGAGGTGAAACTTCTCTTTCAACTACAATTGGTGCATCAAGATCACATTCAGTCAATATTTTAATGATCTTGGTGGATCTGGAATAACCTACCTGATTATTAAgttattttcatcaatattgTATTAAGTTTTTCTTATGTTTAGAGTTATGTTTAGAGTTGTTAAATGTTGTATTAAGtttgttgtgatttttttttaactttgtatTAGTTATGTATCTCAATggtattgttttctattttattttttaaattatatagtatgatttataaaattataaattatattttaataattaattattggtAATTCTATTTTAAGAAGTTTAATCAGTATATACATATTGggtataaagttataaaagttATGTTTAGtgttaatgttttgtttatgcataaaataaaaattgtcatAAAATAAAGGAtcattatgtaaataaaaaaagtttgacATCAAAATGAGGTTGTGAATAGTGTTCCCTCAAATTTGATGGAATACTGTTCATATACTCATTTTTTCCCTCAAAATGATGTACTATTGGAGATGAGtttccctcattttttgatgttttccCTCATTTTGGTgcaccattggagatgctctaatagcttcttcatcattaTTATATCTACCCTAATCAATTCCAACATGTCACTTTCTTTCCTATTTTTATATTCCTCTCCCCAAAATGGAAACTTTTAATACTTCCGTTCCGAAACTTCCTTTCTTGGAAAGGATCCATCAGATTATCAAATTTCAAGAAAATGTATATTAAGTGGATGACGAAGGAGACTTAGGCTCGGTTCCAAGGTCTGGacctccttttctttttttccttataGAATCTATTTTTAGCTCAGCCATGGCGGGTTCACTATTTTTATccaaattgatttgttttgttctttaactagccaaagaaagaaagagtcaAACGTTTGGCAAAACGTGATTAGTCTTCGTGCTTTCCACTAAACCTCCCCCCCCTTTGTTTCTCCAAATCCTTTCCTGGAaagttttgattaatttcaggAAATTAATCGGAGACAACGGAGAGGGGAGGGTAGAGACACAACGATGCCTTCTCCTCCGGAAGAAGAAACTCATCCCAAAAATGATTCGGGCTCGGATCAAACCTCTGAACGCGACACCAATCCACCACCACCGCCTTCGCCGCAATCTCAACCGCCTCCAACGCAAACGCAACAACAATCTTACCCACCCGTTATGGGCTTTCCTGGTTACCCTCAAGCCCCATACCAAAACTACCCAAACCCACCTTACAACCACAACCAATACGCCTACGCACAAGCCCCACCCGCTTCATATTACGGTTCTTCTTACCCACCTCAGCAAAACCCGGTTTACCAAACACCCCCTCCGTCCGGTTTCTTCAGAGGAATCCTCACCGGTTTAGTCTTTATAGCCGTCTTCCTTTGCATCTCCACCACCATAACATGGCTCGTCCTCCGTCCTCAAATACCGGTTTTCTCCGTAACCAATTTCTCCGTCTCCAATTTCAACCTAACCGAACCGGTATTCTCCGCACAGTTTACAGCTAACCTCACCGTCGAGAATCCGAACACGAAACTAACAAGCTACTTCAATCGAATCCAAGGATTCATCTACAACCAAAACGCGGTCGCGGAAGAAGATTTCTTGGCCATGGAGTACTTCCAGCCGGTTTACGTGGAGACCAAGAAATCGGTTTTGATAGGAGAAACCCTAACGGCGGGAGGGGAGGGACAGCGGAAAGTTCCAAGCTGGGTCGGGGAAGagatgaagaaagagagagatacggGAACGGTGTCGTTTAACCTGTGGATGGCTGTTTCGGTCACTTTTAAAACCGATGGTTGGTCGGCGCGGGAAAGAGGACTTAAGGTGTTTTGCGGGAAGTTGAAAGTTGCGTTTGAAGGAGGATCAGGAAACGGTGCCGTTTTGTTGCCTAAGCCTCTTCCTTGTTTGGTTTACGTTTGATCCTTTTGCCTTGgaagttttcttcttcttgatatcTCTCTTGTAATGTTTGATTGTTTACAAGGTATAGAAACCTAGTAAACGAAgttacaaaggaaaaaaaattaggttctaggtggagaaaaaaaatccaGTCGTTATTAAATCGATCTTGTAATCGTTTTGAATGAGTACAACAAGAATGTGATATAAATCCTTGATTCAGATATATTTGTATGACTCGTTCAATCCACGGACTGTTTGATCGAGGTTGATTGATAAATATTGGAGATAACTAAGAGAGCAAAATATGTATCTTGTAAAGTATTTGTGGCTGTTCAAATCCGATTATGAAGTGAAACACAAAAAATCTATAAAGCCCAAAtctatttgttttgtgaaatgaTAATGATTAGCTGATTTAAATATGTATCATAAAATTTggatatgttttatttttagttgtgatAGATCTAAATTTGGTGcatatatataactttcatataaattattaataaacaatataataatatccATCAgttaaaaaacaatataatactATTCATGGGTTGGGTCCTCATGAACACGGACCAGGTTTGTTGGACCTGAAACATCATCATGATGGAAACTTCTCCTAGTTTTGTGTATCAGATTGCGTCAGAATGCACAGAGAGAAATCACTCGAGTCTCGATCGTATGTGTAGTggagtaaaaatatatatatgagattgagatatatatatatatatatatatatatatatatatatatcccgaATAAAGAAAGTTAATGTTAGTTTAGAAGATTTTGTGATGTTAGTAATTGCCTGTTTGTCAATTTTTCAACTTTTTAggctaaacttttttttggtgggtaaaaatagtattttccCACTTCTAAAACttacttctttttatttttataaataatgcaAATATGAAAATTAGAACTCTAAATTATCACTTAAGTTCATACTTGATTTTTCTATTGTGttataaattgaatattttaaattgaagTGGTTCATTTAAATATGATTAAAGACTATTAGGAAAAAGAGGTTTACGTTGATTATTATACTGAATATCGGTAAGAAAAAATTAATCTTATACAAAACAAACCATTAGCATTTCTTATGTACTTTCTTTGTTTGATTTACtacgatttaaacataacatatttttgtaatatgCTTTACTAAATTAGCAGCAATATGTATGTACATTTTGTGAGATATGAAGAAGTTAAACTTCAAACTTATGAATTGTTTATTTGAAACGAAAAAGTTAAATCATAACTAATTAAACCAAGCATGAGGCATGCACGTAACCTATTTTAGTTTTCGCCTATATGGTAATACGCAAGATATTTACTTATAATGGTGTTACATATTCACAATCAAATGCGATTATCTACACTGCATTAACACAAAAGGCCAATGCTATGTAAATATAGTACTTATTTATTCATCTATATCAATGATTTATATAGATTGGTTGGTAATGAACGCGtaatttaaatagaaataaaaggGTTGGTGGTTTGTCTTTATGTAATAAACCTAACAAAATGGAAATGTAACGAAGGAAAAGACACTTTGCAGTTTGCATTATGATCAAATGTAACTTTAAGAAAGATTCGAAGTCTTTAGTTGGGCTGTGGAGATAGAAGTTGCAGCCTGTAACATGACCACGTGGGTCCTACTCCTACTCTGTAAAACGAAGAAAAGGCGGAGACGTGTTTTGTTTTCAAGTCAACAGCCAACACCCAACGCAGGCGCAACACATTGATATGAATAAACACGTTATATTGTTGatcaaaaatatcaatcaaataattagttatatatCTATAGACTATAGCCTTAAAGCTTTATAATTTGCTTGGGCATTGCACGAATGTTAGCTATTATATCATTATTTAGGATAAGATTGATATATTCTCTTATATATATGGATTTAACGTTGCATTCACTCTTGTTGGGTAAAAACTAGAAAGAGTTGGTGGGCTAGCCGAGTAGGTGACGTTTTATATTAGTACTATATTTGACATGAATGAGATTAATGAAGTAAAGCGATGAGTACAATTGAGAAGAACTGAAAGGAACAAATCCCATACACTAACTAATCGTTATCAACAATTCATCGATACAAAgtaacttttatatatttattttttcaaaaacattttagAGATAGACATAATATAAGTCATCCAAAGATTTAGCTGAGTGTTCTTGAAGTATTAACCACCAAGGATTTATATGGTTAGCAATCGATATCCAAtgaaatgttatataatattgtaagcatttcattaattttttttattttgtattagaTCTCAAATATCTCAAAACTGATACTATAAAATAAGATACGCCATGTTTTAATACTAGAATATTCTACCAAAACCAACCATAAAATGACACATCTAACACcgaaaataaatttatctttGAACTGAATTCTTTTGATTTACAAAAACTGTAATTTTAGAATAAGAAAATATGTCACATGCGCCATGTTCTTGTCTAAACTAAAATAGTTATACCAAAATAATAAATCCAAAATAGACTCATATTTGAACAGAATTAATCATGAgtgaaacttaaaataaaacaaaataaaataagatacaTCATCGCAgctaaataaaacaaaataaaataaaattgacaAGCCAGCTAAAAGCTCAACTAAATGTCAACAAATAACCATTGTGCATTATATCAACATTCAtgtattctttttaaaaaggttTTCTTATTCTCTTTGAGCATACGTGTGTTTACAAGTTACAACCATTTCTTCACGAGTATAGTGAAATTACTAAAACGGTACTATtgctaaaaaataatttattgaaaaagagtagttttttttttgatcaactgaAAAAGATTAGTTAAGAACTTAAATGAAGCTGTAGTTTAAACACAACGCGCATAGTACATATGCCATTATTACACACAATTTAGAATATAAATATACACAACCATCTTTCTCAGACGCATTGTTTTTCTCCCATCATCACTAGTCACgaccaaacaaaaagaaagaaagagagacacacACCAGTGGCAGAACCGTGAATAAAAGATGTCGAAAGATTGTGGTAACCACGGTGGCGGCAAAGAAGCAGCCGTCCGGCGAATCTGCGCCGCCGTAATAGCCTTCATCATCATAGTTCTGATTACCATCTTCCTAGTTTGGGTCATACTCAGGCCCACTAAGCCAAGATTCATCCTCCAAGACGCCACCGTCTTCGCCTTCAACCTCTCGCAACCAAACCTCCTCACCACAAACTTCCAGATCACATTCGCATCACGTAACCCTAACTCCAAGATCGGAATCTACTACGACCGTCTCCACGTCTACGCTACTTACCGGAACCAGCAGATAACTCTCCGGACAGCTATCCCTCCGACGTATCAAGGCCACAAAGAAGACAACGTCTGGTCTCCGTTTGTTTACGGAACCGCTGTTCCGATCGCTCCGTACAACTCCGTCGCGTTGGGAGATGAGCAAGGTCGTGGGTTCGTAGGGCTGATGATACGCGCCGATGGGCGCGTGCGGTGGAAAGTAGGGACGTTGATCACAGGGAAGTATCATATACATGTTCGGTGTCCGGCTTACATCAATCTTGGAAACAAAGCTGCTGGTGTTCTTGTCGGTGATAGCGCCGTTAAGTATACGTTGGTTACTAAATGCAGTGTGAACGTTTAGAACTTTGACGGAGTTGATTGTAAATCTACTTGAGTTGAAATAAATGGAGGATTGggtctgttttttctttttgtgtttctgtacttgcttttttgttttgtttttatcttcATAAGTTTACTACTTCGTATTCACCAATAATCCTGTGACCACATAGAAGACAGTAACTCAGTAGGATTCGCTGTTGAGTTTATGAAAGATATAAAATATCATAGCAGCAATATCTAGACTGTAATTTCTTCAAGTTTTAAAAGGCAATGTGAAGCGGAATATGTTGTTggtagagactagagagagtAATGATGCGAATgaaatattaattatgaaattaatatAGATCGTAGAGTCCGAATATATgctcataataattttataggaTAAAGTAGCATATTTTTGATGGGTTAGTGTTAGAGCACCTCGATAAAGCcttttaaaagaatttaaagaatatattatactgcttcatataatttatttatgtaattaaattttaatactaaAAAATAGATcacttaaaatttataaatatgttttcatAGAATTTTGTAGGCTTCATAATAATTCTCATTTGAAaatctttttcatatttttcaatattttatcatttttttttatgttaagcTTGAGATATCTattagaaaaattgtttttaagagGCTTGAAGTacctgtgacaaaaaaaaaagagaggcctGAAGTACTAAAATAGTCGGAATGCTTTAGAGAGGCAAAAACCTAAAACCATTCAATATCTAGTCAGTCTATTAAACAGGTTTAAGTATCCACCTTTGTTGTATGTTGATGATGTCGATTTTAGGTTGAAAAGTGTAAGTCATATGCTTTTAGAATATAGTATCACTATCACTTAGTTATTGCTCTTCGTTATGATATATGCCCATTAAAGATGAGAACTACACCTCTCAATGAAATCACAGTAAtcacttttctatttttttaccaaaaaagatAGGAACTACACTCTCTAAAGAAAAGTAAATTCCAGATTGGAAGAAAACTCTTATATAACTTATAACTAAGGAAATTCATCAGCCAACGTAGAAAATACTCTGGCATAGTCGATCGGATAAATCCGATGAAAACCGGCTATACAATTTTAGGAAGATCATCCTAGTTATAAGAAATAGCTATCTATTGAAATACATTGAATTTATAAGGGCTTGAGTTTCTGACCATGTAGTTCACTTAGTACGGCTATATAGTTGGAAAATATTCTAAACTCGGGCTAGGCATAATCAGTGGCGGAGCCAGAAACATTTTCTACCGGggtcaataatattttaatattaaatataaattatattatgtaaatttaataaattattatatatactttaatattaaaattgtttaaattagttatatatttcaTTCAAATATTTACTATTAGTGAAAACAAATTAAACGATCTCTAGACAAatcttataattataatttaattagtttAACCAACTATTAAATAGTGACTTGTATATAAGTGATGAAATTAACCATTTTTGCTTAGTGTAAGATCAACGTAATTGGTAGTTATTTTAGTATATGTAGAGAATTGTAGCAAAATAGCActttatttaaattatgtatagCAAGGAAGAAAAATAACTACAAACATTTACATTTTGATTATAAAAACAAGAAACTTCTTAAATTTTCCAATACAATGGAAACttgtgtttatatattaaatttttttaaaataataattatgtataaGATATAGACATTAATAGACACAAATACACTTTTTTATTACTTTTGCAAACTTATTTACGTTATCTATACCACTTACATGGATATAGTGATGAAATGCATAAACTTTCAGTAAGATTAAAGTAGGTTTCAAATACATAGGGGTCAGGTGAAATTTTTGACTGGGGTCAATACTAAATATTATTAGAAAACGTTGTTGATAATTAAAATTGAccggggtcagctgaccccccTACCCTTAACATGCCTCCGCCCCTGGGCATAATTAATCTACTTTATAGTATGAAGTGGATTTTTCATGGAACtgtatataaaaagaaaagaaatgacGCTGCACCATCGGATATAAAACCATAAAACACATGGGCCTCATCTTCCTCACTATTGGACCTCATAAATCATCCTTAAGTCCAATAATAAAGAACAGCAAGCATGGAGTAACCAGTTCAATTATATACAGCCAATATCGATCATCATTCTCTAAATTGAGCATATTCTTGTGAATTCACCAAAAGTAGCAGCTAAACTTTTGAACAATGAAGGATACAACCAATCCCCGCGTCTGAACACTAATGCTACAACAAATAAATGAACAGCATTTTGGCCGATGCAGTTTGAGACTCCCGAGACTAaaattcttctctttttttttgcttaggtAAGAgggtgtttttcaaaaccaacccatattttcaagtcaaacccaaaaccaatccctttttttttgtccatactattcatcaataaaattttcatactatccttatgtttttgaattattcacaaaattgccatttttatttatttttttattaatttcgaaattaacaaaaaatcaaatacaccctaaccatttcttcttatttacaaaaatgccatcatcatcaatttttccaaccaccatgaaccaccatttttgagctctaaagctctaaaattcaattttcaaccactttttttctcattataacccaaaaaattcattttctctcatctcctctacatttccatctaaaaaactctcataactatcattttcataatcacaaacttcatattttcgagtttcttcattagtgaatcgttaaagatgcttctttttgctcatatttggagtttggacggttgaaaaggttggaaacgagctttacacatgaaaaatgtaactatttacatggttttcgttctttttcagatctgtgtcgcgacggtagactgttttgtatgtctacgcctccgtggagacttacgatgcagtctatttgtcaacgcacgggttagttttgcaattgaccagacaaattttttttctaacgcagacttccccagtagtctccgtctttacctttgacaacaaaaataaaactttcggtagacttactaagacgtctacctaaaagaggttagtttttcatttgaccgaacttttgacttttcaaaatagacttcaacggaagtctacaaaatgtagactgccaacgaagtctataaaaggtcagttttgcatttgaccaaaactttgacttcgtggaataggttagttttgtgtttgaccaaaaagtttaaaaagcaatcaaaaatttattaaattgtagacttcatatgcagtcttcttatcttaaaaaaaaaatgtagactgcgtataaagtctacttttttattttggtcaaatgcaaaaccaacccgtcggatttgagagtagacttcacaagaagtctacacacccgtagacgttcattttaatctactgatttgaagtcaaacttggtcaattgcaaaactaacatctttcaaaaaaattcaaacatgtagactgcatatgaagtctagttctgaaagtcaaatcttggatgaattctggtcaattgcaaaaagtaacttttttaaattgtagactgaaatgaaagtctacatgtacaaaattacaacttttattcaactatagaaagcaacccgtaaaatggtcaattgcaaaaaccaacccaaagagtagacctatttgacagtctacgtctgtaaactgaaaagaacgtcaacatcttcagagactaaatattaagtcttcatagaaaaatctataaaaatgtgaatttgtgtattattcattaaattttttctagttttttttgtttgacagtgtgtgttagttaatcctaatgggtttgagtgattttgaaaataatttttttttttataattatgaaggtataattcatttgatttgacaatgttgttagctaataattgtagacgtatttctaagtcttcgtttatagttttgctagtaaggctgagcttgtttcaaagctgaagtcggtgactgtggaatataattttacattttcagcatataagacaacaaaaactctgtatgtggctaagtgtcgtgttcaaggatgtggttggaaacttagagcgagtgtgaagtatgggccaaagacattttgggtgacaaaatattcgaaaaggatgaagaatcggaaaggttgaagaatgttccttgtgcatgatggctgtacacatggtaaacttcttgaaatgacacaagaagattatgatctggacaacaaaattgagaagatggtgctaacctattccttaccaaacatcatttaaaacaaatgactccgaataggaatatactcctcttatgcctgtcacgaataatcgacaagtacggaacttgatcgagttatctaagacacactttgtacgcctttgtgtatcaagcctgcgccaatacactaaaaaaatttggattgactatatgttaaataataagtgtagacgtttttgtaaatctacaaatgtagactgcagttgaagtctacgtcgtaaattctattaaaagtgtatttgtgtattattcatcatattttttcatgatttaattattttacagtgtatgttagtaaaattttaatggtcttggatgaatttcacaatttaatgtgttataattatacacttgatacttattgcaaattgttttgattagtgttattcttgaaaatttttgggaaaattttgtatagattttcttcttctcacatgtgtgttagttattattttagcttatggtggttttacttgtttggttggttagatcttgtgaaaaaattgatatctaacaaaaaattaataatatcatacaagtgaaaacaactaaaaatgaatacaatgtttatagattatgcattaaaaaattatttaaaaattaatattttattatgaaagttattacagagcaatatattaaaaagtattcttgagtatgtttgatttttcataatcttgatgcttcaaataaagtcttggaaaaagtacctgccaaataagatagagttatgagaaaaacataagataaaaaataaaatcatattttagtagactttttattaagtctacgtaaagttattgtttagtagactttagttgaagtctacactaatggaaaattttcatatctaaaagtgtgcatttagaaaatttgaaaatactttgttctggaaaatatttcaaaaatggttttttgtcatccttgtaacaaagcaaaaagataatgtatgaatctataaatttagttcattataaacacaaaatatcttataatgaatatatggaaagcttacatttttgggaagatgatttgaaaatattggaagagaatacctgcaaaataaaataaaattttaaaaaataagataaaaattaaaatcatatttgagtaaacttctaatgaaatttgcttaaaattcaaggctagtagacttcatttgaagtctaccagccgtaagttttaagtagatttcaaatgaagtctactctatcaaaaaaaaatagatctgaaaaataatacattaaaaatatgaaataagtttaaatctaaaaaacttttaaaaatatgatttaatagacaaaatagttataaattaaagacatattaatatgaattttaatatgtaactttatttgaatataaatactagaacacatattttaaatctatagatgtaaaccttacatttctaggaggagaagagaacaactatggaagaaaatacctgcaaaataagataaaattattaaaaaacatagaaaaaaaattaaagtcatatttttgtagacttccaatgaagtctgcttaaactttatggtttagtaaacttcatatgaagtctgcaagctttagtaaacttctttagaagtctacactgtctgataattttcagatctgaaaaaatctatatattttgaaatgtgaaaataattttaaatctgaaaatactttacataatagaatttataaggtaaactagtagcaaattaatgtagagagcttgatctataaatttatttgaatataaacatgtaaatacatatttaaaatctattaatctaaaacttacatttttagaggagatgatgaaatccatgagtgataatacctaccaaaaaaagataatattgtgagaaataaacataaaaatacacatttaaaatctatagatctaaaacttacattttttaaaggagaagatgaaaaccatgaatcataatatctaaaatgacaagataatattgtgagaaagacttgagaaaattttagagagaaagaagataatgagagagatttagaaacaattgagagaattttagagagaagagagaaagttttagagagaagggagagagttttaagaacttgtgcagccactttagagagagattgaataaattttgtttatatagggagacaaaaatgtaactaggttaaaatttacgatactgtagacttcgtttgaagtctactaaaattaaaattttggagtagatcttactataacatagtagacctttttggaagtctactataataatttaattattgttgtttattctttattattttaataattt encodes:
- the LOC106444333 gene encoding NDR1/HIN1-like protein 10 encodes the protein MPSPPEEETHPKNDSGSDQTSERDTNPPPPPSPQSQPPPTQTQQQSYPPVMGFPGYPQAPYQNYPNPPYNHNQYAYAQAPPASYYGSSYPPQQNPVYQTPPPSGFFRGILTGLVFIAVFLCISTTITWLVLRPQIPVFSVTNFSVSNFNLTEPVFSAQFTANLTVENPNTKLTSYFNRIQGFIYNQNAVAEEDFLAMEYFQPVYVETKKSVLIGETLTAGGEGQRKVPSWVGEEMKKERDTGTVSFNLWMAVSVTFKTDGWSARERGLKVFCGKLKVAFEGGSGNGAVLLPKPLPCLVYV
- the LOC106440053 gene encoding NDR1/HIN1-like protein 12, which gives rise to MSKDCGNHGGGKEAAVRRICAAVIAFIIIVLITIFLVWVILRPTKPRFILQDATVFAFNLSQPNLLTTNFQITFASRNPNSKIGIYYDRLHVYATYRNQQITLRTAIPPTYQGHKEDNVWSPFVYGTAVPIAPYNSVALGDEQGRGFVGLMIRADGRVRWKVGTLITGKYHIHVRCPAYINLGNKAAGVLVGDSAVKYTLVTKCSVNV